In one Saccharibacillus brassicae genomic region, the following are encoded:
- a CDS encoding metallophosphoesterase: MAIKWGWKQALAAAAGAAAGLGVHMVKEAMAFRVLHEDVHIPGLPAAFDGYRVYFISDIHRRLLPEAEVAALEGKADIVWIGGDLTDRGVPEERTLANMRMLRKIGPSYAVYGNHDYEAYMPNMEKLDTLLEASGVKPLGSKNVPLHRGGSTIWLAGIDDLGPAGLWRGDPRIRREDCVLVLMHDPKWVVALRRTSANYAFAGHTHGGQISLPLVGPAASKPFYKTYLDGTHFIESEDGGTTGLRISRGIGTSHFPLRLGSPAETHLLTLRSAPPLQG; this comes from the coding sequence ATGGCAATAAAATGGGGTTGGAAACAAGCGCTCGCCGCCGCGGCAGGTGCCGCGGCCGGTCTGGGCGTGCATATGGTCAAGGAAGCGATGGCGTTTCGGGTGCTGCACGAAGACGTGCATATCCCGGGACTGCCGGCCGCATTCGACGGATACCGGGTCTATTTCATCTCCGATATCCACCGCCGGCTGCTGCCCGAAGCGGAAGTGGCCGCTCTGGAAGGCAAAGCGGACATCGTGTGGATCGGCGGCGACCTGACCGACCGGGGCGTGCCGGAAGAGCGCACGCTCGCCAATATGCGCATGCTGCGCAAGATCGGACCGTCTTATGCCGTCTACGGCAATCACGACTACGAAGCCTACATGCCGAATATGGAGAAGCTGGATACGCTGCTGGAAGCGTCCGGCGTCAAGCCGCTCGGCAGCAAGAACGTGCCGCTGCACCGGGGCGGCAGTACGATCTGGCTCGCGGGGATCGACGATCTGGGACCCGCGGGCCTGTGGCGGGGCGATCCGCGTATCCGCCGCGAAGACTGCGTGCTCGTGCTGATGCACGATCCCAAATGGGTCGTGGCGCTGCGGCGCACGTCGGCCAACTACGCATTTGCCGGACATACGCACGGCGGGCAGATCAGCCTGCCGCTCGTGGGACCGGCCGCGTCCAAGCCGTTCTACAAAACGTATCTCGACGGCACGCATTTTATCGAATCCGAAGACGGCGGCACGACCGGGCTGCGGATCAGCCGCGGCATCGGCACCAGCCATTTTCCGCTGCGGCTCGGTTCGCCGGCGGAGACGCATCTGCTGACGCTGCGCAGCGCGCCGCCGCTGCAAGGCTGA
- a CDS encoding CPBP family intramembrane glutamic endopeptidase: MTNKKGNKIRRKAVQLTDRLLLINLYLTQGLTLLIGTVWILLQGRNPLDLLTLPGDPRFLYWGAGLAVALFAVDLLMTRWGREEDLDDGGINAMLFRKRPLWHIFVIAAVVSVCEELLFRGAIQYHLGPYWTSILFALIHIRYLKHWLPTAWVFASSYGLGWIYVQSGTLWAPIVCHFLIDFISGIMIKRREQKEQ, encoded by the coding sequence ATGACGAATAAAAAAGGAAACAAAATTCGGCGCAAAGCCGTACAATTAACGGACCGGCTGCTTTTGATCAATCTCTATCTGACGCAGGGACTGACGCTGCTGATCGGTACGGTCTGGATTCTGCTTCAAGGACGCAATCCGCTGGACCTGCTGACGCTGCCGGGCGACCCGCGCTTCCTGTATTGGGGAGCCGGCCTTGCGGTCGCCTTGTTCGCGGTCGATCTGCTGATGACGCGCTGGGGCCGCGAAGAAGACCTGGACGACGGCGGGATCAACGCGATGCTGTTTCGCAAACGTCCGCTGTGGCATATTTTCGTCATCGCGGCCGTCGTATCGGTGTGCGAAGAACTGTTGTTCCGGGGAGCGATCCAGTATCATCTGGGTCCTTACTGGACCAGTATCCTGTTCGCGCTGATCCATATCCGGTACTTGAAGCATTGGCTGCCGACGGCGTGGGTGTTTGCCAGCAGCTACGGGCTCGGTTGGATCTACGTGCAATCGGGTACGCTGTGGGCGCCGATCGTTTGTCATTTCTTGATCGATTTTATCTCGGGCATCATGATCAAACGGAGGGAACAGAAGGAACAATGA